The nucleotide sequence AACAAGTGTGCtaaaaaagacaggaaaatacTCTAGAATTTATGAGAACATATGGGAGTTAGATGTGCTCAGAAAGGCTGAAAACGGCTTCAGCTGCACCAGCACTGGTCTCACCACCAATCAAACAGATCCCAAATCACAGAGCAGGTTTATACAAATCTCATCTCtgtgtggcttttctttttacataGCAACAGAGGAAACTCTGAGAATTTGGAGCTGACAATAATCAGTGCTAAAACCTGCAAAGGAGCTGGCcagacagcagcactgggagcaaGCAGTGGGGGTAGAAGCCACACTGGGAACTACAAAGGGCCCACTCCTGCAGAGtccaggcagcagaggggaGCAAAGCAAAGCTTTTTGTCCCTCTGAGCTCCTCCTCTTCAATGCACCAAGCTGAAGGGAGGTGAATGGGGAAGCGTCACAGTGAGAATTCCTGAGAAATTCCAtctctgggagaaaaaaattccatgtcttgtttcttaaaatatttccttactTTGTTTCATTCCTGTACTGCAGTTTTATAAGGAAGAAATCTAGATTTTGCAGAGCTCTTTGGTATAATTCTCCACCCTCTGATGAAGAAGGGAACACAGGCATTCCATATATATGCTCTTCATGCTGGGATTTTAGAACCTTCTGTTTTCTGGCACCAAAGCAGCTACAGGCAGAAGGTGTGTGCTCCTGCACATCAGCAAGCATTAGCCTACAAAACCTACACCAGTCCCTTTAAAACTGGGTGTTATTTTGCACTGAGTCCAAGGCAAGAACTGAAAGCACACAGTAATGTGAAGGTGTGAATGAGTGCTTTGGGTTATTGGCTCAGACCCTGCAGGTCTGAGTGCTTTACTCAGGGTTTGCTCTTCTTTAATTCTGGCTTGGCCCTGGGAATAGAAGATACCTTTTGCCTACAGTCCTGTCTGTGCTGTGCCTTCCCTGTTCATGATGCTGATCATTCCCTCTGTTCCCCAAATAGCTTCCAAAACTCCTGTTTCACAAGGTAGTAACTCCTATCCTCAtcagacctttttttttctttttttttttttctctctttttctcctaACTGTAAACCAcacaatttctcttttctttccttgctgGACCCACAGCCCATACCCCAAAGCCTTTCTGAGCAATGTGAAGTCCCACTCTGACATGGAAATTCCCAATTCTGCTCAATTATATGGACTGGAGAGGCACAGAAGCTTCCTTGAGAGGTAAGCAGGAAGGTTTGCCTTCTAGATACGAGCAGAGCTCCAGCCAGTGTTCAAGAGGACTAAAAAATGTCAAGATTTCATACTAAAACTCACCTTTCCCAAGATGATTTCCACAGGAATCATCCATTCAAGAACAACAGATGCTGCGGATATGAAAAGCCACTGACACTTTTAGGGAGCGAGCAGAGTGGACGCTGTGTGCCAAGAGACAGCAGGAGAAGATCAAAGAGTTCCAGCTTCCAGTGTCTCTTCACACAGATGgacctgggagcagcagaggacaGTGCCCCACTCCTAGATCCACACGATGCATCTCTGCACAGTATTACATGGATATTCTGAATGTATTCTGCCACTCACAAGAAGCTGCTGCAGTTATAAAAGCAGCACCTGAGCCCTGAGGAACAGTGGCAGGAGGCCTCGTGCTCCTGGGTTTTCAGAcatctggttttgatttgcatcTAGAGCCTTTTGGTGATGTGTGGAATGGTATTCTGGATCTAGGAATGCCCACTAACATCCTCAGcagtctgcagcacagagcagcaccacTGTGTAAGACAGCAGGTGAGTTTGACTTTGTACAGCAGAGATTCAAATACAGGCATGTCTTCAAATAACAAAACACAGACCCTTACCCACAATAAACACTGAGGGGTTTAAAACTGATTGGTCTTCAGCTTCTCAAGCAGCTTTTGGAATGTTTAATTTGTTCTACCTGCAAAAATTCATTTCTTCTGACCTGAACAGACACCACTTCCTTTTCTCAGCATAATTGGTTACATGACATGCTCTTCCCAGAGATAACTGCTGGCTTTATTTTTGTTGGAAATGATGAGTAAAAAAGGGCAATTTAGCCATGGAGTGTTGCAGCATTTGTCATACAAGGACAGCAAATTATTTACATAATCttgaaatgttaatttttagTGAGCATCCTGGGAAGGCACCCACCCTAAGAGGACCAACAAAGCTGCACTGCTGATACTTGTCTTAAAAACTATATTGCTGAAGAACTTGCCTATTGGGTAGCACAGGCAAAAAGTGAGGAGTACACAGAAGTGGGGAGGAGAGCAGAATggaaggagaggagcagggtgCCATTAGTGTTTTATCACACCAGGTTATTGTTGAATGCCATGGTAGGTGAGCTCCCAGCGTTAACAGAAAGGTGATGAGCCTCCAGCAGCCTCAGAAGGCTCCTCTGCCCGGTGTCCAGGGGATATCAACCTCCTCCTGGGccgtgagtgagtgagtgagtgagtgagtgagtgagtgagtgagtgagtgagtgagtgagtgaggcACAGTGGCAGTCCTACCCCAGCCTGCAGGCAACTCCCTGAAGTCAGAGCACACAATTTGATTTGTCAGCTTTATCAATGCCCCAGAGCTCCAGAGAGCGTCACCTTCAGCATCCCAGGGGCTTCTCAACCTGCACGTGTTTGACATGCATAAAGAAATAGGAGACACGGGTTGTTACACAGCAATCAGTCAATGAAGTGAGCATGGAAACAGCACTGTGCTAGTGACTGTGCACTCGGACAGAGATCAGGCAGGGTGTGgggtctccctcactggaggtATTCCAGAACTCTCTGGACACAACCCAGTGCCATGCACTCTGAGATGagcctgctggagcagggaatcTCGACTTCAGTTTGTGGTCCTTCCATCCTGACCTATTCGGTGAATCTGGGAACACCGAGTGACCAACCACATCACTGCACACCTGGGGCCAGCAACGCTCCCACGCAGCACGGAATCTGTTGTGACAAGAAAACGAGGCAGATTGTGATGGGGtgccatccatccacccatccatccatccatccatccatccatccatccatccatccatccatccatccatccatccatccatccatccatccatccatccatccatccatccatccatccatccatccatccatccatccatccatccatccatccatccatccatccatccatccccggCCCTCAGGCGCGGCTGCTCGGGcgggggcggagcggggctCGTCCCGCCCCGGCGGGGCCTCGGCAGCGGCGGCGCTTCCGGGGCGAGCGGCGGTGCCTGCCCCGAGCCGGCGGGGAGCCGCGGTCgctccctgtccctccctgtccgTTCCCGTCCCGGGttggcggccgggccggggcagcggcggccgggccgggcggggctcGGGGCGCGCAGGCGGCGAGGCGGGCAGCCCGGAGGGGCCTCCGGGAGCGGGAGCAGCGCGGCCGCCGCCATGGACGAGCCGGACACGGAGCCGCCGCTCGTGGTGCGCcggggcgggcagggccgggccgggccgggggctgcggggccggggcgggccgggggctgcggggccggggcggtgcggggccggggctgacgGACGCCGTCCCCCCACAGGTGGTGCCGGGCGCGGACCCGTCGGCCCGGCAGCTGTGCTTCGCCTGGGGCCCCGCGGAGGTGCTGGTGTGCGAGACGCTCTTCGGCCGCGCAGGTGGGTCCCGCTCCCCGTGCTGTCCGCTCCCCGTGCCCATCCCGGGAGGGCCGCCCGGGCAATGACCGGCTCTGTTTGCAGGTACCGGCGATGGAGCACCGAGCTCGTCCCGCGTCTTCGTGGTCCGCAGGGACCAGGACATTTACATCCATACCCTGCGGAAGCTCTTCAATGAATCGCACGGGATTTTCATGGGGCTGCAGCGGAGCGAGGAGGAGCTGGCGGGGAAGTCGCGCAAGGCGCAGTGAGTGCATGGGGAGGGGGGAGGCCGCGGCCGCCCCTTCTCCAGCCGGGGCCAGCGCCCAGAGCTCATAAACGCCTCCGGTGAGGCAAGTGCCACTGGCCAGGCTGCTTTTACCAGCTCTGGAATCAGCAGCGGGGCAGACAGAATGACcgtttttgggggattttacaAATCAAGGCTCGCATCCTTCCAATCACCACGCTGGTAGAGGGTGGCACAGTCTCGCCCATTCCACCTGGATCCACCCAGgtactgggagctgctgctgcagagaaacTTGTGAGGCTATAGGGGGCATAACACTAAAATTCCATCAGCTCCCTCCAATCAAAGTCTTTTTGTGTTTGGCAGATTGGTTCAAGTGAGTAAAAACTACCGGTCAGTGATAAGAGCCTGCATGGAGGACATGCACCAGGCAGCTGgtaagtttgtttgtttgttctccTACTGCAGGAAACACCAGTTGCAATTATAAAAGCAGGACTGTAATGGTAACTATTGTAACTGCTGTACAATAGCTCGCATAGGTTTCAGTAAttactgaaattaatttcagtaaTTATGACTCTATTTCCCTCTGCTGGAGATTTCCAAGTTGGTTTGTAAATCTGATCACGGACTGGTTTTTCCCCACCACGTTGTAACTGATTTTTGGGGACTTGCAGCCTTTTCATATCTCATGTGGCAGATATATGTAAAACTATCAAAGCTCAGAAGGGACTGTCAAATGTAAATATGTTGCTCTTTGCCTTTCCTTGTTTTTCCCTCAGTTTCGACCCGGGACCCTGCCCTGCAAGGCCAGTACAGCACTCAGGTAATCTGCAGTCCTGTCAGGTTGAATTACTGGCTGGTGAATTCACCAGGCCACCACTGTGGCATGAGGCACTTCAGATTTAACTGTGCTTTGTATATGAGATGCAGTGCATGACCAagaataaatggaaataaatagtTAATTCCTGTATTTCTAAAACAATAAAGATGCCCAGCACCTCAATTCACTGCCACGTTGTAAACACATTTGCTGTTGTGGATGTGATGTGTTCTTGTCATCCCAAAGCTGACAAGGAAAGTTTCAGACTTGCTGTGTGGTGTTTCACCTCTCAAACTCTCAGATTCCAGTCAGGCTTCTGACCTCACAGCAACCTCTGGGTGTTCAGGGTGTTCTGGGAGGAGCAGAGTGCTCACACCAGTTTTGTCCTAGCAGCTGCAGAGATGTTGTTTTCATTGGCTGTTCTTTCTTCCTTTGATGTTTGTATTGAGTTTTAAAAGTGCAGAAAGGCTGACAATAATACCAGTTTGGTTGCTCACTGCTGTCAGATTATTGCTGCATTTCATTACAGTTTTCTGACCAAAAAAAGAGTGTGAGATTGTGGTCTctgtcttttaatttttatctctGAAACGTCAGGATGATATTTCTCTGTAAGAACTGATTGCTGTGGACAGCAGATGCCTTTGtgtggttaaaaaaacccaactggaaTAATGACTAGCTCTGAAACTTGGCCCTGCTTTCCTTCAGGTTTCCATTCTCTCTGCAATGGAGCTGATCTGGAACCTGTGTGAGATTCTGTTTGTTGAAGCAGCTACAGGTGAGCCGTGAACTATCCCAGTGTAAAGACTGATGGATTTCTTCtttgcatatttatttgtttaaaatatatatcATTCTCATTGTGGCATAGTTTAATGTTTTAGAGATGTGCAGACTGTCAGTAAGCCTTTTGGTGCCCTTCTGCCTCAGTTAATTGCCTTCTTTATATTGAATTATGTCAAGCTCTTCAATTTGCCTTCTACTTTTCTTCCTCACTCTGATTTAAACTGTTTCTTTGTCAGAAACGTTATGAAGAGAAGGGATATCAAAAGTTGTTGCCAATCTGTTTTATTTATAAGCTTAAACATGTCTTTAAACATCAAACGTGTCACTGCCAGTTGACGTTTACATAGCTCTGATACAACTCCTTTACCTTTACGTTGTCATTTCTGAAGCAAGTCTGTTTACATTGGCATTTTAAAgtaggaaataatttttgaagGAAATCATGTTATACAAACAAATGTGCTACTTACAGAGTTCCAGAATTCAGGAAAGACTCACAAATTATAGATTACTTAATCTAAATTAATCACCTAGTGCCGAATTTCTTCCTCAAATTCTGTTAGTAATAATGAAATTATgctaaaataaacagaaatattctGTTTGTCTCTTGGCATTGCAAGATTTATGATCTGGATCactcactttttattttttccaagttTGGGCTTTCTACTGGACCGTGTTGCCACAGGAAAACCTGCCAGAGGCAGGGTGCTCCCAGGGCCTCTTGGCTTAAGGAGCTCTGTAATTTGGGGGTGGCAGGGAGGAAATCTCATCCAGTGACATCAAACTGTTAGGAAATGTGTGAGGGCAGTTTGGGAACAAGCACTGGAGCTGACAGAGGGAAATGTGTGTGCACAGCTGGGCCCCTCCTGCTGCGCCTGCTGGACTGGGTGCGGCTCCACGTGTGCGACGTGGACAGCATGGTCCGGGAAGTGCTGAGCAGTGAGAGCCCCTCCAAGCACAAGCTCTTCTGGAATGTGGTAAGTGTCACCACCTGGAAGATCCTTAAAGAAAAGGAATTCAtgtctgtgctttccttccctgctggaCACGGCTCCTCATTGCTGTCTGCCTGTGCAGGCTTTAGGATTTCTCATTCCCATCCTCATCCTTCATGACCCATAGAGGTCAAGCCTCACACTGTTACTTGAATTAGCAGTGCCTACAGTTTAAACATTTTAACTCCACTTCCCTTGCCTGAATCACAGTTTAAATGCCCCTCTGGTCCCTTTCCTGGGTGCTCCATGGTCTTGCCCAGTGTGGAGCTGATGGACAGGGGGTTTTTGCAGGTGGATGTCTTTGTGCTCCAAGGCCGGATGGACGAAGCACGGCACCTGCTCTCCAAGGAAGCCACTGCCAATCCCACATCCATGAACATGTACAAAATCTTGGATGACTTGATGAAGAAGATGCCTGTGCCCAGTGTATGTACAAAGTGTGTTTTTTCATGCAGTTTGTTGGGAAAGCCTCCTGGTTGTGTCTCCTGTAACAGTTGTTCCCCTTTAGAATATCTCAGTCTTACTCCTTTACAGTAACAATATTTGTGTTCTTGAACTGCCCAAAGACCCAGCAATTCAGATTAAAAGTCCATAAGGTGACAAATCAACACAGAAAGATGACAGGCAGCCTCATGTTTAGCTTTTTATCAGGAGTGACTGTGAGTTTGGTGTGCTTTGACTTGGTGTTTCCTTTATTCCCTGTATTCCTTTATTCCCTCTGTTCAGCTTGGCAACACCCAGACACtgacagagctggagctgaagtGGCAGCACTGGCACGAGGAATGTCAACGGTATCTACAGGATGGAACTTTTGCTTCCAATCCCCACATGGAGTCCATCTGTAAGGTGTGTTTTTGCTGGGGATAAAGGAAACTTTGGACTAAAGTATTGAATCTATCCTTGTGGATTTCAGGAGCCCAGTGTAGCCATAAGTAACTTCCATATGTCTCCTGAGCTCTGTTGATGGTTTGCCAGCCTGGGCAGTTTGGTTTCTCTCCCTGTCCAAGGTCCTAAGGCTGATTTGGAAACCGAGCTGTGAGAATTATCTTTGTTACGTAATTTTGAATAAATCCTCACCTTTGTAGAACAGGAGTAAGGCCTCTGGAGAGCAGCTGTGTCCATCACTGAGTGCAACATTCCTGCTGTGTTTCTGTCCCGTTAGATCCTGCTGGGAGACGAGGATGCCATTTTGGAGAAGAAGGAGCTCATGACCACCTGGTATCACTTCCTCGTCACCCGGCTCCTGTATTCTCACCCGACGGTGAAGCCCATGGAGCTGCGTTTCTATGCACAGGTAGGAAATGCAATTATTCTAATATTCTCCACTGGTTCAAGCACAAAAGGGTTACtacactgaaagaaaaatgtaggGAAAAGTCTTACAGCAATGAGATGCCTGTAAGATGTTGTCTGGAGTTTGTAAAAGGACTGTGAGAGTGACAAAGTTGACAAATAATTGTTGAAGTCCCACTTTTCAATGGGTCACTTCTCAGTGTCATAACGTTGCCAGTCTTGTTCCTGCAAATTGTTTTCCCAGTCCCCTGTGCTAACATGAggaaaattccattttgttaATGTGTTCAACTTCTGTGACCTATTATTTCTATAAAATAACTGCTACATCCAAACAAATGTCTTACTTCTGCATTTATGTCTTCTCATCTCATTCCACAGTCTAGTATGGACCTGTTCCTGGGTggagagagcagccctgagcctcTGGACATGATTTTAATGGCAGCCTTTGAATTTGAGATGCATCAAGTGATCAAGGAATGCAGGTTGAGTTTTAAGGTTTTTGATTCTCTGGTTCTACAGTGTTGCTTCTGTGTATTTGGGGTGGGGGTATGGGTACAGAGCCCTGATCATCCTTGCAAAGAATTTAGCAAAAATACGTGAAGCTGGCAGCAATTAAAAGTATTCCATTAGGTCTGGGACATTGCAGCCAGACCTTGGACTGTAACAGAGCTGTGCATTGGTAAGAAATGCCTGTGGAAAACCTGACACAGTCCCTGGCAATGTTAGgcttagtttttttttcttttgcttcaaACACAGCATTGTCCTGAGCAACTGGTGGTTTGTGGCTCATCTGACTGACCTGTTGGATCACTGCAAACTCCTGCAGTCTCACAATCTCTAGTAAGTATTTACTTGCATTATTTGAATAAAGCTGATTAAGATAgcccagaggaaaaaataaaaccaaaagaaaacgtGCTGCAGAAATTGACAGTACTTGTGAAATAAAGTCATCAGATTTTTCCAGTGACATGCAAATAATAATATCTGGATATTTGCTCTCTTCCCCCCCAGTTTTGGTTCAAATATGCGTGAATTCCTCCTGCTGGAGTATGCCTCAGGACTCTTCTCCCATCACAGGTATTACCTTTTGTTTTATTACTTACAGCACAGTAAGACTTAGACTGAGGCAGCCAAAACAAATAACTGCATGTTCATGAAGTAAAAGGGGGAAACTTAGAGCAGCCAGTGCTACAATTTCAGCAGAGGTGTCCCTCAGGATTTGTACAACATTGGCACATTTCCCTTCCTGAATGGAGACAAAAACTGTTAGCACCCTTCACACCTCATGACCTGGGCACAGCCACTCCTGCCACAGAGTGCCTTGCACTGAAGCTCTTACAAGCTGCACGTATTCCAAAGTCGTGGCATTCCAGAGTTATGTTAGAGGGAACTGGCACGAGGTGGAAAGGAAAAGCCATTTCAGGACCGAATGCAAAGTTAGTCAGAGCTAACAGTTACTAACACAGGCTCGGATTCTCCTCGGGGCTTTCCTGTTGTGCTCACTGAAGATTTCTAGGCGTGGCATGGTGGTGATttctcccctctcccagcctgtggcaGCTGGGGGTGGATTACTTCGACCACTGCCCGGAGTACGGGCGGGTGTACCTGGAGCTGCACATCGAGCGCGTCCCGCTCAGCACGGAGCAGAAGGCGCTCAAGGTGCTGCGCGTCTGCGAGCAGAGGCAGATGCACGAGCAAGGTGGGGCATTTTCAGTCTCGCTCTTTATCCGTGCTGCAGCTGAACCCACTGACACTAATCCTGGCCCCTGTGTTCCCCCAAGTGCGCAGCATCTGTAAGATCAtggccatgaaggctctgcgGAACAACCGCTTGGGCTCGGCGCTGTCCTGGAGCATCCGAGCCAAGGACGCGGCTTTTGCCACCCTCATCTCGGACAGGTGAGgctgagccagcagctcccggcccggggggacagggggaacgTGGCTGCTGTGCCAAGGGCCAGGAAAGCTCCCACTGCTGCAGGTGGAGCCTTCTTCTGGACCAGAAAACAACACCCTttgtgctctgccctgcagtacccccagctgtgcctgccctATGTTGTTTTCCTTCCTGACATCTAGAGACAAAACAAATTGACTTTATCTGAGAGTCCAACCCCTTAGACCTTACTTGGATAAACATTTCTGTTAACAGCTTCTGTCCTCTGCCCTTCACTTGCTGTTTGATGGGCCAGACACTGACCCAGGGGGCAGATTTGGATGGAGGACAGTCCCTATCTCTGCTTTATTCAgcagattattattatttataattaaGTTCACCTCACCTCCAAACAAGCCAGTAGGAGTCACTTAAGCCATCATTTCTACTAAAAATCTCACTGTTTCTACTAAAAATTTATATCAATGGGTGGTTTTATCGTGTCCCTGGCTTTGTATGAGCCTCTCAAAATTCCTGACGTTTTCTGAAGTGGGAGGGTTGTTGTCAAAGTGAGGACAATATTGACACTTGGCTCAGGCCTCAGCAAAAGCTCTGGCAACTCTTTATGCTTTGTAATCTCTGACAGTCCATGTCATGTGGGTTTTGCGAATTGGAAATAGACAGAGACCAGTCCCTGCATAGTTAgagtataattttaaaattacactcTGGGTAGATGGCCAGACAACACTCTGTCTTCAACACTGCAAAATGAGTGGTAAGAGATTGCTAATCtgaggtttggggggttttattGTTTGTTATTTGAGGGAGTGGGAATCATTAAATTTCCTTCTACAGGATGAAAAAAAGTCACaggaagcagctctggagaAAGCAGCATAATGGAGGCTGTGACAAAACAGATGAAAAGCTCTTAGCATTGTTTTTGTTCCTGCTGCTTATCAACTTTTTTacacagcagaaaaacagaGCTTTTGTTATGATCTGAGAGTGTTACTTGTGCATCCACCAGCCtcagcttcctgcctgccttccttcacttactccttttaaaaaatagatcTTAACTACCACAGAATGCAGAAGAATCAATGAAGTGTCTGTTAAATGTACATGACACCAGTTCCTTGGCCACTTCAGGGAATGTTTGACAACTTCTGAAGCCCTTAGGGAGGTTGACTAAGATGGAACTGAGCTGTCCACTCAAGTTTTCTGGGAAGGGATTAGGAGGTACAGAATGGGTGTGGATAATGTCCTCCCCTCTAAGCTTTCCTTGTGTTCCCCTTTCTCCCCAGATTCCTTAAGGACTATTGTGAAAGGGGGTGTTTCTCTGACCTGGACCTCATTGACAATCTGGGCCCATCCATGCTGCTCAGTGACCGGCTCACGTTCCTTGGTGAGAGCTCCCTGCAGTGTCcacactgctctgctgtggggaaTTCCATGGGATTACTGGGATTTATGCTTCCATTTGGCTGCCTCCTGGTTTAGTGATGAGGGAAAAGCAAATGCTGAGTGTGGTTTGGGATGCAGCTTGTACCAGGGGTGGCCTGTACCACTGCCTTCACACCAggttcctgctctgctctgggcaggacaGGCCCAAGTCCTGATACTCCAcacttcttccttctttttccagGCTGCATCACTGCCTTGAGAGGCTCTGAAATACTAACAAATGCTGCCTTAGGGGGTTCATGGGAAGAGTAATCCACTGGTTTAAGTTATGTTGACCTTGTTAGTATTTTACCAAGTTCTCCAGAGTCTCCAGTGTGCCAGTCAAGCTCACTGGAACAagagccctccctgccctctcaCTGAGCACTTGTGCCAAGGGACACTGAGGGCCTCCAGCTCATTTCCTTCAGGTACCACAGCTTCCTTCtgcctggcacaaggcaggctgTGGTaacctgcccctctgcctgcagctgctctgtggccTTTGATTCATGGACCAAAACAGGAAATTGATTTCTCTGATGCTGTGGGTAGGACTCTCAATTTCAGGGGATAGGATCTGATAAGAATTTGGGATAGCTGTCAGCATTGGACTGACTCCTCTCTACCTGATGCCACCCTAACAGGGAGGGTGAGCATGAGTTTTATCTGTTTCCACTTGGTTCAGCTTGCAGAACTGGAACTGGTTTTCCTTCATTAAAGCTGATCCTAAGCTATGTCTAGAAGCTAAATATGACTTATCAAATTGGTAATCCCTCAGCTCTGCGTGCCCAGCATCATCTGGTAACTGTCAGCCTAGAGAAgccttttccctttctgttctTTTTGAACAATTCTGAAAGGCgtgaaaatatttctgcctgTTTTTCCCTTAAGGTTTTTAGAACCTTTGGTGTACCTTTGCTGGACAACTTCCCCATGTCTCTGCCTTAAGCTCAAGCATTAGTCAAGGTGAATCTGAATGGGAATAATTAATTTCCAGTATTGTGACAGATGAGTGGATACAGAATGAGCCCCACTTCCATCCTCAGCCACTTCTCTCATGCTGGATATTGATCTCACCAGTTCTTAGCAAATGCAGAACTTTCCCTCTTAACAGAGATTCCAGTTTCCATTTAAACAAGGAAGACGGTGCAGCTTTTTAGACCTCCTGACACTGTGACCTCAAAAAGGACATTCTCTGTGCTCTCTAAGCCACTGGGGCATGGCTCCCCTGCAGACACTcagcctgaggcagcagcagcccctgacCAGTCTGATGCAAACCTTAAAGCTCTTCCCTTTCAGGAAGGCCCTGTTGTCACCTTCCTACACACGCCAGATTCCCAACCCCCGGCGCGCGCTGCTTGGGGCTCCTTTTGCTTGGGGGTGGTtctgccaggggctctgtgggagcagagggatCTCCCGAGGAtcccagctgctgagggctgcttTTGGCCCCCCGTGGCAGGGAAGTACCGGGAGTTCCACCGGCTCTACGGGGAGAAGTGCTTCGCGGAGGCGGCGCGGCTGCTGCTGACGCTGATGACGGCGCACATCGCCCCCTGCTCCTTCTGGATGACGCTGCTCACGGACGCGCTCCCGCTGCTGGAGCAGAAGGAGGTGAGGTCCTGCTCACCCCGACACGGCCCCACAGGGGCCCTCATGCCTTCCTGACATGGCACCTCAAAGTCGTGACCAtcctttcctgctcctcctgtctGTGGCAGTTCCACGTGTCCCAGCAGTGGGAACGCACAGCGACCCAGGAGGGGATAAATGACTCTTACTGCACTTCCCTGCTGTTACAACAGCAGTGGAATTCATCTGCTCTGGTAATTTTAGCACACGCTGCATTCAGCTCCTTTGGGTACTTGGGTTGAAGGTTGTTCCAGTGCTTCTAAGCACAGTTTTTCCTTCAAGATCTATCAAGAAAAGGATAATTCAGCAATTACGGACCCAGGGCAGCCACTCTGACTTCATAGCTGACCCTGCCTGGTGCAGGAGGTGGCACTAGAGACCTCCCAAAGTCACATCCAGCCTGAATTATTCTTGGATCCTGTGATTTCAGGGGTCAGAATGGGTCTGTGGGAGTGTAAAAGCATTCTCTTCAACTGCACTATCTTCTCAGCCTGTGTGATGTCTCTTAATTTGATCTTTTTCAGTAAATACTTTGATTTCCACAGGTCATATTTTCAGCAGAGCAGACTTACGAGTTGATGCGATGCCTGGAAGACCTGACAGCAGGGAATCCAGACAAGCAGAAATTGCAGGTACCCCCAGTTCTGAGGACAACTGGATAAcgaagggagcagggctgttGGAAGGGTCAGGGAGGGAAACTCTGCGTTTATATTCCTGGGGAG is from Passer domesticus isolate bPasDom1 chromosome 20, bPasDom1.hap1, whole genome shotgun sequence and encodes:
- the NUP85 gene encoding nuclear pore complex protein Nup85 isoform X1, producing MDEPDTEPPLVVVPGADPSARQLCFAWGPAEVLVCETLFGRAGTGDGAPSSSRVFVVRRDQDIYIHTLRKLFNESHGIFMGLQRSEEELAGKSRKAQLVQVSKNYRSVIRACMEDMHQAAVSTRDPALQGQYSTQVSILSAMELIWNLCEILFVEAATAGPLLLRLLDWVRLHVCDVDSMVREVLSSESPSKHKLFWNVVDVFVLQGRMDEARHLLSKEATANPTSMNMYKILDDLMKKMPVPSLGNTQTLTELELKWQHWHEECQRYLQDGTFASNPHMESICKILLGDEDAILEKKELMTTWYHFLVTRLLYSHPTVKPMELRFYAQSSMDLFLGGESSPEPLDMILMAAFEFEMHQVIKECSIVLSNWWFVAHLTDLLDHCKLLQSHNLYFGSNMREFLLLEYASGLFSHHSLWQLGVDYFDHCPEYGRVYLELHIERVPLSTEQKALKVLRVCEQRQMHEQVRSICKIMAMKALRNNRLGSALSWSIRAKDAAFATLISDRFLKDYCERGCFSDLDLIDNLGPSMLLSDRLTFLGKYREFHRLYGEKCFAEAARLLLTLMTAHIAPCSFWMTLLTDALPLLEQKEVIFSAEQTYELMRCLEDLTAGNPDKQKLQDDDIETTKVEMLRLALARNLARVIIKEGTVEGS
- the NUP85 gene encoding nuclear pore complex protein Nup85 isoform X2, coding for MEDMHQAAVSTRDPALQGQYSTQVSILSAMELIWNLCEILFVEAATAGPLLLRLLDWVRLHVCDVDSMVREVLSSESPSKHKLFWNVVDVFVLQGRMDEARHLLSKEATANPTSMNMYKILDDLMKKMPVPSLGNTQTLTELELKWQHWHEECQRYLQDGTFASNPHMESICKILLGDEDAILEKKELMTTWYHFLVTRLLYSHPTVKPMELRFYAQSSMDLFLGGESSPEPLDMILMAAFEFEMHQVIKECSIVLSNWWFVAHLTDLLDHCKLLQSHNLYFGSNMREFLLLEYASGLFSHHSLWQLGVDYFDHCPEYGRVYLELHIERVPLSTEQKALKVLRVCEQRQMHEQVRSICKIMAMKALRNNRLGSALSWSIRAKDAAFATLISDRFLKDYCERGCFSDLDLIDNLGPSMLLSDRLTFLGKYREFHRLYGEKCFAEAARLLLTLMTAHIAPCSFWMTLLTDALPLLEQKEVIFSAEQTYELMRCLEDLTAGNPDKQKLQDDDIETTKVEMLRLALARNLARVIIKEGTVEGS